The following nucleotide sequence is from Anguilla rostrata isolate EN2019 chromosome 3, ASM1855537v3, whole genome shotgun sequence.
GCAAGACTGCTAATCACAAGTCGTCAGGCGGTAGAGAGAGGGGCGCTTTGAGAAGCTGTGTGCtgctttctgctctctctctctctcactcaccgcCTGTCTCATCGCGTgtctctcacaccccccccccgcgtctgCAGCGCGTTCGAGTCGGCCGTGGCGGCCGCCGGCACGGAGTTCCACTCGGACCGCCTGTGGGAGATGTACacggagtgggagagggagcagggcgACCTGCGGGCCGTGACCGCCGTCTACGAGAGGGTGCTGAGGATCCCCACCCAGCTGTACTCGGGGCACTTCGAGAGGTGAGAGGGCGCACTGACCTGCCACACGCACAGGTGCGCTCGCTGGGCTTGCTTTCAGAGCCGGCGCACCGCCCGTCATGTGCAGCCTGCTGCCGAGCGGCAAGCGTGAACAGGGGCAACTGCTGCGGCCTAGCGGTGGTCTCATGCGTGAACTCATCGGAACCGCTTGGTCTTGATAATTCGTGCACTGCATTTACAACACACGTGTGGGTGTGCACTCCAGTGAAATCGATCTGTTTGCTTATAACGGATTTCTCATTTATCTGTCATCAGGTTTAAGGCTTTTCTGTTGGCCCACCCTCCGCGGGACGTCCTGTCTCCTGAGGAATTCAAGCGCCTGCGTTTGGAATTTCAGCAGAGCCAGGGGGAAGGGACCACGCCcgcagagggggaggaggagaggcccCCCGGGGAGGACAGCCCCGGCGACACTGCCGCTGGGCACCAGTATACGGtacagtgggggggggctttcagCATTCCTCTGCTCGAGTCAAAAATGTCCTGAAACCAAAAAGCTAAGCAGAGCAGTCTGACCAAATCGTCAGACCAGTGTACCTCCTCTGGTTACTCTGAACTCTTAAAAATAcaatgctgtgttttgtgtggagtATTCCACTGTCATGGTGACAGTTTGAACTTAAATGCGTAGTTCCAGGAATGGAGATGACTTCACTGTGGAAGCAGTGTAGCatgatggttagggaactgggcttgtaaggTTATAGATTAGATTCCCTGGTGGTGTGCTGTTGTCTTATCATTAACCTGCATCGCTGTTGCGAATGTatagttgtataaatggattgtatgtaaagttatataagctgtgtaagttgctgtgaatgatttttataattatattattatgtgATTTATATTATACACAATTATAATACTGTCCTTATTAAGACACACTGACCGAAGcttgctctgtgattggctgacgtGTACATTTTTGTCCAATCAGGAAGAACAGGTGCAGAAGATGCAGGAGCTCCTGTTGGCCAGCAGGCAGAAGGTGTACCAGCAGACTGAGATGGAAGTGGGGAAGAGGTGGAACTTTGAGGAAGCTGTGAGTTTGCAGGGACACGCAGTGCGCTTAAAATGCAGTGTGAAATTTAGGTCAGAAATCTTTCAACATCCTAAAACGGATATTTTGGCAAAAAACGTACAATTTCACCTTTTATATCacaatattatattgcattatgtgtgtatatatactatatatgtgtgcacaggtgtgcatgtgtgtgtgcatgcatgtacatgtgttgTATCTATCAGATGCATTGAAATTATATAAACCTCTGTAGTTAGCTGTGTTTTCTTCATCCAGGGAGCCTGAGTGGGATGATTTTAATAAATTTCAattccttctttccttttttctctccctcctccctttctcctgtGTACTCCCTCCCTCGTTATTCCTCTGTAGATAAAAAGGCCTTACTTCCACGTGAAGCCCCTGGACCGGGCCCAGCTGAAGGCCTGGCATTCGTACCTGGACTGGGAGATCAGCGAGGTGGCCCTGGAGGGTCAGGACAACGCCGCGGAGGGCCAGGAGGGGGCGAGCGTGAGCAGGGGCAGCCACAAGCGGGTGCTGGTGCTGTTCGAGCGCTGCCTGATCGCCTGCGCGCTGTACGAAGAGTTCTGGACCAAGGTGAGAGGAGAGCTCGACCGCGGGTCagtgtgtgggggaaaaaagaacaacgATTTATTACGCTCACTGCTGGCACGGAGACAGTGAAGTGAGCCTGGTGTGTGACAGTGCTGACaggcgtgtgtgtacgtgtgtgtttcagtatgtgCAGTACCTGGAGAAGCACAGCGTGGAGGAAGCGCGCAATGTGTACCGCAGGGCCTGTGAGATCCACCTGTCGCACAAGCACAGCGTGCACCTGCAGTGGGCCACCTTTGAGGAGAGGCATGGtaagagagagatggactgTTCCCACATATGCAGTGACCATAACTACACACCAGAAGAGCCGTAACTACACATCAGCACTGAGTGTAACTACACACCAGCAGAGCCATAACTACACACCAGCACTGAGTGTAACTACACACCAGCAGAGCCATAACTACACACCAGCACTGAGTGTAACTACACACCAGCAGAGCCATAACTACACACCAGCACTGAGTGTAACTACACACCAGCAGAGCCATAACTACACACTAGCACTGCGCATAACTACACACCAAGAGAGCCATAACTACACACTAGCACTGTGTGTATACTTCTTCATCCACATTGATAAATATGCAGACATTTCAGGCTCCTCTGTATAGCCATGATCACCTCCCTTTATCTCTTATCATCATCAGTCTCtctactcctccccctcccccaccttgACCCAGGCAACATCCTTGAAGCTCGCCGGGTTCTGGAGAACTTGGAGCGGGCCATGCCGGGGCTGGCCATGGTGCGGCTGcggagggcggggctggagaGGCGCACCGGCCGGTTGGACCAGGCGGAGGCGCTGCTGCGGGAGGCGGTGCAGCAGAGCAAGGACTCGCCCTCCCTCCACGCCTTCTACTCCATCAAACTGGCCCGGCTGCTGCTGAAGCTGTGCAAGAACGCAGCCAAGGCCAAGAGCGTGCTGCTGGAGGCCATCGAGCTGAGCCCGGTGAGGAGGGCtgagggatgggggggctgAGCGCTGGAGAAGAGGGGTTCGGGAGAATACGTGCCAGATTACCTGTCTATTGGGGACTCGGGTCCCTTGTGTCAGAACCCCTGTATTAGACAGATAGGTGTTCAGTGCAGCTGCACTGTATGTTTTCCTCCATACTGTTTTTAGTCAAAAATGGACTGATtgagtgttgttgttttttttcctcttccccacatttctttacattttccctttctcattttctttcccctctctgttctgtCCACCCCTCCACATGCATCTCCAGGACAACGGCAAGCTGCACTTGAATCTCCTGGAGCTGGAGGTGGCGGGGGACACGCGGGGCAACGGGGCGGGGGTCCAGCAGTGCGTGAGCCGGGCTCTCGccgcccccctgtcccctcGGACAAAACTGCTCTTCTCACAGCGGGGGCTCCAATTCGCCGAGGACTTCGGGGCCACGGTGCAGGGGTGAGCCGCCGCTGGGCTTTGTAGCTGGTGCCCAAAGGCTTGATGATACGCTGTACATTGTATTGGCGTGACCATGTATTCTCTTCCAGTTGTTTTCCATCATACCTCTCCCACCGTTtctcacttttttcccccacctcaTCCTCCCTCTTGCAGTGTGTTAACGGTCTACGATGAACACCAGAAGCTGCTGAAGGAAATTGGCAGTAAGAAGAGGAGCGCTGAGAATGGGtatgaaaggggggggtggggtgaacCTTTCCGAACTCGGGAACGTGAGCAAGTCCAATGGTTGGCTTACGGGGGGTCAGAGCGTGTCCCCACTCCCGCGTGAGCAGGGGGCTTCTAGTTTGTACAGTGTGATTTTACTGGCTTTGATTTGACTGCTCCTCTTGTTACTCTCCCAGGGATAATGATGACCCAGAGAAAGTCAGCAAAATGGAGGACAGCTCTGCCATGTCTGCACCTTCCATGGCCACGCCCCCAGTCGCACCGCCGGTTCCCATgacagcgccccctccccccatgatGGGTGGAGACATGAGCGGCTCACATTCCGCATATGGCTATGGAGGCTGGTATCAGGTACCTGTCTTACATTTATCAAcaaatttaacacacacccccccccttccaaaggTGCACGGGACACCAGAATTTAACAAACTTCCACTGATGGATGTAACTTGGAACCATGGAAACAATTTATCATTCTTGTCACAGTGGAAAATAAGTACTTCCACAGTGAGACATGTTACATGGAACTGTACatcaagaaataaaatgttcagtcttCCCATGTAATTCCCTCCTAACCTTAACTTTCCTCTTGCAGCAACAGCAATACGGAGGTTATGGCTATCAGAACCCTTGGAACTACAATCAATACTACCCTCCCAGCTAGGGGAGCCACAGACAGCAGACATTACAAGCAATTTTGGGAGCTGTTTAGCATTCTTGGCTCCACAGAGCTAAGACTAATTTTCAGCATGTAAGAGCCTGTAAAATATGAGTATAAAAATCTGACTGACAGTTGGTAGTATGGATGGGGTAGACATTTTTTATTCTATGTAGAAATTGCTCAAGATCTATTCAGCAAACAACGTGTGCCCTCATAGGTTCAGAATGCATTTTACAGGAAAAGACTGAGAGGAACCACTTCAGTGTGATTCAGATGTTTAACTGTTGAACTGTGATTGGCAGCTCATCCCAATATGCAAGGCTGTCGTCATTTAATGCATTTggtgtttttaactgaacaaaCTGCCCTAATTCAAAGGCAATTTTGATGTCTTTTTTCCGGTCTTTAAGCAAAAATGTACAATTCCATTATCCAGATTTCTATAATGTACTGTCACCAGTTCCACTCCACAATCCAAATTCACAGTTTTGACATTGGTTGGCTGTTTCTATTTCAGAACATTTGTCATTTAACTTTGCTCCTCACTCTTGGGCACCTTGGAAAATGGGCTTGGTCAGAATGAGTGAGTTGTTTTACGCCCTTACCCAGAgtggctctgattggcccatgTGTGGAGTAACTGACGCTGCTGGCTTCAAGGTGCACCAGTGAAACTTCaaacatgaaacacattttgctTCATCAGTTCAAGCTTCAGAGGATTGCTCTGAGTTGCTGTTGGTCTGGGTTCTGCTGCTTCTCATTTTGAGCACAGCGCAAAGATATTTTTCAAGGTGACAACAGGTTTTATTCTCAAGCAGTCTTTTAGCATAAGAGGTGTTCCATTTTGGCACTGTAGAACATTCCAGAGTTagcatagatttttttaatgtatataaatgtttctctttttatgATTTGAAAACCATGGCGTGTTCTTGGTAAGAGGATTAACGAATCCCCAGAGTTATAGTGATGACTTCCAAAGACCCCCCTTCcaccatttttttgttttttttgcattacataTCACTTGCTGTGCAGATACTTCTCAAACCATATTTGGAGTTACACTattctttttccaaaaaagttaggagattttgcattttcatttgcataaagcgTGGCATGAGAAATACAAgtagattctttttttttttcaatgaaacttGAAATGATGTACAGGAACAAACCCAATATAATTTTTTGCAAATCTAACAAGATTCAAGTCAGGACTATGCAGTACTGTCCCAGGTGTATGGTTAAATCTGACTTTCACATAAAATATTCTGCTCTAAATTGCCTTGGAAGTCACTCAAACACTGTTTTCTGTACGTTAAATCCATTCCATTTTTACTGACCTCAGCGGAGGCCCAAACTGTTCACTTAGAAATTTGCACAGTCTGTACAGCATACAAGTGTCAATGTTCGTTTTAATTCAAGAACGATAAACTTTTTAACTTCCAATGttgcctgcatatttttatacaaaataaaacagttggTGTACCATAATCTGTTTTCTGTAATTGTCATTTATTGTAATTGTTGAACAATAAAGCGTAAGTACTTGCTTTGGTGCTTTGATATGATTCAGAAAGTTTCTGGGAGAATGCATGTATTAAAGAGTGCCAGCATCTTTTAATAAATATAGTTATGGTTTTTCACTAATATAGTAATTGACAGTTATCTTTCAGTTAAGACTGGTTTCAATCAAGTGTGGTTTACTAAATGATAATTACGATGTCGATATACACTgcatactgaaatgtaaaaaacattATGCTAGACTTTGTGGGACTGGTCTTGATGGCACAACCACAATGTCTAGAAGTGGGTACCACTGATTTGGCCTAAATCTTTCATCAGTGACTCCATTGACTGTAAGTCTGACCAAATTCTGTGAATATATATAGAGACTGGCAAACAAAGTGGTCAGTATTTCTTAGACTGTGAAAGGCTGAGGCCATCTACAGAAACTATTACCTAATTCTGTCATATCCGTAACCTTTagggttaaataaaatattttcctgctGCCACACCTGTTCAACATAGCCACAGTCCTTTATTGGGAGTACACTGGTGCAAAATTTATGAACAGCCTACACCATACTCAGTGATTTGTTGAACTGCAAGTGCCTAGCTGGGAAAACTacacattaaattaaacaaCTTGCTGTGTGCAACAGCACAAAGTCTGACATCTGGAATTGTGCATGGAACGCTTAATAGGTTGGCTGGCAAGTGGTTGAACAGGATTTGGCAGCCTCTCTCTGGTTGGATGGCTTCTGCGTCCTGACTGGTGCAAGACAGACCCACAGCTGGAGAGCCATCGTCAGTCCGACTGCTCAGAAGCCCTTTTCGATCAGCCACTGCTTCAGGTCCTTGTCAAAGTCACCTTTGACCCGGATGCTCATGGTTACCTCGTTGACCTGTGTAGGCGGGACTTTGCCTGTCAGCTTGTGCAAGTGCTCCTTCACATCCTTCTCCAAAGCCTGGCCAATCAAACAAGGACAGAAAAACACTGCTTACAAACTAGTATGTCATTCAAATAGAAAGCCGTATGTAGATCATAGAAATCACTGCCTACTCATAATAGATTACAAGTTAGAGGTTAGGGTGAAAGGACCAGAGTTGGCAGAGACAAAGTAGCCACTAGATAAGGaggaaaatatttgattttaacTCCTGTGTTCTTGCTGTTCAATATCTTTGGACAGTATAATGGCTAATGAATCATAATATGCTTGAGAGAAGCTTTGAGAATCCATAGCATCATGTATGGTGCACTTACCCAGATGTCCCCTTCAACCTTGCGCAGAAGAGTCATCATCCGGTTGCCATGGGTGATGTCTTTGTAGACAGGGACGTTGTGCATGCGGGAGCGACGTATCATATAAGGAAGATCGGGGGGCACTTCTGTGGTTCGTAAGGTAAAATGGACAGGAACAGGCAAACAAAGGGACGGTATTCAATTGGAGCGCTCATTTGTAATTTAGGCATCAGCTATGCACTTCTATTTTTCAACAGTTAACACCAGGACTCACTCTGTACCCATTTACTCGAAAGACAACATTCCAGACAGTAATGCAAACATGATGCATCATCAGCAGCCAACGCCAGCACAACATATTGAATGTTACAATCTGGTACATATGTTATATGAACCTGAAAAGCAACAGAACCCACAATTAGCATCAGGTGCTCTAACCCCTTTTATCACTATGACATATGCCAGGTAAGGAGATGAATGCAAGGTTTTCCCAGATTAGACGTCCTAGTGTAAAGCCCAGGCCTTGCCCATATGTACACAGGCCCACATGTACGGAGACCGAAGTTTGCAGGAAGTTTATCGCAGCAATCCTACCTGAGGGAGGACTCCAGCCAGATGGGGCAGGGCCCCCATGTTTAGGTGGGGTGGGAACTCGAGTAGGCGGGATCAGCCTTTCCACATAATTGTATTCGTCTGTGGACTCCACGATAGTATTGTTTCTCTCGCCCGCTGTGGTGCTCATCATCTGAAATAAGGAATGTCTGTTAGCAACAGTTCTTATAAACTATTATGTATTAGCAGTAGAATGAATTCCACTAACCGATAACTATATACAAGAGCAAGAAACATGAAACGTGTATGAGGCCTAGCATTCTGCAAGCCACATTATTCCTGAAATAGTTATGAATATGAcctaataaaaatattctcaaATTCACATCCCAGGAAATGCAATCAGTCAGAAACAACCTATGCTTGCATTTACTGTAAGGTATACTATATGGCAAATACAGTGTCAGGAGTACAACGAagtgttgctctggataagagcgtctgctaaatgcctgtaatgtaaccaGACAAGACGACTGTTGTTTAGTGCTGTTACAGACCATACATTCtccatataaaaataatatattctaGTGCTGCAATGCTAGTCTGTGTTCGCACAATTCAGTAAGTTTGAGGACTGGCGCTGATGCTAGCTAGTTACACGCTCATCTAATTAATATAGATGTATTTTTGTCCAGTCAATCTATATCCCTCGCCGTCTCCATTATATTTCTTACTCACCCGTAACCGGACTCCTGGACGCGGTAAAGGGAAGGATCTTAATCCCCTACATACCACCCTGGACATGTTTATTATGGAAATCGCCATGTTGCTTTTTCGTGTGACCTCCGCCAAGCAGCACGTGAACCCTGTGTTACCAAAGAAACTTCCCCTAAAGCAGCTGCATACATAGCCATGATAGTTTAGCCAATCACAATTTTTATTTACCGCCGCCTATTGACTAGGAGGGTGAAGAAGAGACCATTGATCGTACATAAACCgaggttacattttttgtgcttaTAGGCTAAAAACTCTGAATTCCATTGAATATGCATTCGAGACTCAATTAATAGAATAGTGTCAGACCCTGTTCAGTGTgcagaaaataacaacaacaacaaaataattacatattttcaaatgaaataattgagCTAGATAATAAGTAGTTGGTTCAGTTCATTTGATTTTCTGATAAACTGGAGGTTATCCCAGAATTTGCAGAAGCCTAAGGAATTTTAACAGAcgctgtcttttttcttttcttttttagagaAGAGACataatttcatttgtgaatgtaaatataataattgtaCTTTTGAACAGGCTGTATAGATAAAGTTCTCTTTTGAGTTCTCCAAAAACTTTACGCAGACCTGTCACCATATTGCATGCTTGGAATATGTTTACAACTTTAGAAatcaactgaaaaatgtatcaaGTTATCTATTTCAATTATTACAATCCGATAACCCTGAGCCAGAGATGCCTGGTGTTAGTGACATAAGTTCGGTAACTTGTACGCACGCGCACAATGACGACACTGTAGAAGGCCAAAAATCTCTTTTCGACCCTTGTTTATCACGATCAATTTACAGGTGAGTAAATGCCTATGGCGCGATATCAATGCCAAAATGAAGAGACAACAACAAGTAGCATTATATTTTGTTTCCTGGATATTGGGAAACTACCACATGCTATGCTAACAACAGTCTCACACCAATAATAAACGGTATGCTATGCTAATGGTAGCGAGCTGTGTTGTCTCGCAGCTCATCATTAGGAAGCTCACTTTAAGTTGTTTTCTTACGAAACAACGTCCTGTAAAATTTCCGATCTAGTCAACTAGGCTATTACTGAAAATGTAAGACTGCTTAGCTAGTTAATGGTAATAtcatgtcttttaaaaatgtgtaaacttttgttttgttacagtTCAAGGTAAATTCTTAGAGTGGCAAACTCTAGCAATCTATTTCTTACCGTGTTCATTGACGAGGTGATGCTATTGGATTGTCTCACTGCTTTCTACAGTCTCCCCAGAACTAGGCTATAacttttgttgttattgtataAGAGGcatttgctttgcattttgaaGCTAAGAGTTAGCCATTCCGTTGAAATTTTTTACACAATCCGTTGGGGAATTTCTATAATTGTGTGAAGTATTGCGAGCGGTCCAAACAGAAATTCGTTGGACAGTTGTGTTATGAATATCAATATCCGAGAGTAAACAAGTGAACATAACCTTTTCTTAATGGCACcaattttgcatgcatttttgttaATATGTAATGGGTAGTATTCAGACGAGTGCTGCTCTTTAAGTCCCTGTGATAAAGTGCATTTAGCTCTCTCTGTAATATTCACACAAAATACTTGATATTTAATATGGAAGTCCTATTTTGTGAGGCTTTAACCAGTTTTTTACCCTGCTTTAACACTGTGGCAGTGTCGACAAGGCTACAGAATGGGTGTATAAATCTTTCTGTATCGAAACACTCAAGTTCAGTGTAAAAGTATCATTAGTGTAAATAATGTAAAGGATTATACCTAGCCGTGAGTAAATAAGCATACTTAAGGAATTGGTGTTCTAACCTCACAGCGGTTAATAAGCATTGCTATTTTATCTGTATAGTGGTTATTAATATTActatattcataaataatttatttaactaAAATGTCATGGCTCATGTCTGTTAGCATCACCTTGTCAATCTTTTCTTTTATGTAGTATGGGGCGTCACCAGGAGAACCCAGTGCGGCTGTATTTTCACTATGACCCCATCGCTAACAAGTCTCGTTGCCAAATCGACGGATGCACTGGCGAGATTGCAGGAAACCATGCTGGCAATTTACAGCGGCACGTCCAGAGGATCCACCCGTCTGCTTTTGCAAGACTGCTCTCCTCCATAGACATGGAAGATCTTTCAGTGCCGTCCTCTTCTTCAGCAAAGAGACCCTTTTCAGCAGTGGATAGTGAACGGACGATAGACTGTATACAAGACACTGAAGTCGTCAAGAAACCTAGAAGTGAACAGTTCTACATCACACCCAATTCCCTAATGGAGGCCTGTGTTGAGCTTGTTACTGTTAATGGCAGGCCATTCTCTCTGATGGATGATAGTGGGTTTCGAAAAATTCTGGAGCCTGTGCTTGATATAATGGGCAAATCTGTTCGAATTGACAGCAGCAGCGTCCGTGACATGGTTTGTGACGTTGCCGAAAGAGAACGCGAAAATCTCAGAAACTGGCTGAAGGGAAAACTTTTAATGCTGAAAGTAGACGCTGCCACATACAGAGACAGGTCTGTCCTTGGCATCCACGTCCAGTTTACTGAGGGAGATCACATTGTGCTCCGAACTCTGGCGGTTAAGGAGCTGCGTGAAAGGCACAC
It contains:
- the si:ch211-114c17.1 gene encoding pre-mRNA-processing factor 39 isoform X1 → MAAEGSDMSSNGDVDSELETLVAAESASREIPEIPESVAEIPEPFAEVPEHVAVIPQPMAEVPEPVAEVPEPVAEVPEPVPETSEENGGSATTAAYAVPLEEGDEDEDGELPVDFERLWRVAHDNPQEFSSWTELLQYCEQEGHMTASRRALGAFLARYPLCYGYWKKFADLERRAGNTNRAQEVCVRGLKAIPLSLDLWIHYITLLQDTLNMNLPESTQRIRSAFESAVAAAGTEFHSDRLWEMYTEWEREQGDLRAVTAVYERVLRIPTQLYSGHFERFKAFLLAHPPRDVLSPEEFKRLRLEFQQSQGEGTTPAEGEEERPPGEDSPGDTAAGHQYTEEQVQKMQELLLASRQKVYQQTEMEVGKRWNFEEAIKRPYFHVKPLDRAQLKAWHSYLDWEISEVALEGQDNAAEGQEGASVSRGSHKRVLVLFERCLIACALYEEFWTKYVQYLEKHSVEEARNVYRRACEIHLSHKHSVHLQWATFEERHGNILEARRVLENLERAMPGLAMVRLRRAGLERRTGRLDQAEALLREAVQQSKDSPSLHAFYSIKLARLLLKLCKNAAKAKSVLLEAIELSPDNGKLHLNLLELEVAGDTRGNGAGVQQCVSRALAAPLSPRTKLLFSQRGLQFAEDFGATVQGVLTVYDEHQKLLKEIGSKKRSAENGDNDDPEKVSKMEDSSAMSAPSMATPPVAPPVPMTAPPPPMMGGDMSGSHSAYGYGGWYQQQQYGGYGYQNPWNYNQYYPPS
- the si:ch211-114c17.1 gene encoding pre-mRNA-processing factor 39 isoform X2, which encodes MAAEGSDMSSNGDVDSELEPFAEVPEHVAVIPQPMAEVPEPVAEVPEPVAEVPEPVPETSEENGGSATTAAYAVPLEEGDEDEDGELPVDFERLWRVAHDNPQEFSSWTELLQYCEQEGHMTASRRALGAFLARYPLCYGYWKKFADLERRAGNTNRAQEVCVRGLKAIPLSLDLWIHYITLLQDTLNMNLPESTQRIRSAFESAVAAAGTEFHSDRLWEMYTEWEREQGDLRAVTAVYERVLRIPTQLYSGHFERFKAFLLAHPPRDVLSPEEFKRLRLEFQQSQGEGTTPAEGEEERPPGEDSPGDTAAGHQYTEEQVQKMQELLLASRQKVYQQTEMEVGKRWNFEEAIKRPYFHVKPLDRAQLKAWHSYLDWEISEVALEGQDNAAEGQEGASVSRGSHKRVLVLFERCLIACALYEEFWTKYVQYLEKHSVEEARNVYRRACEIHLSHKHSVHLQWATFEERHGNILEARRVLENLERAMPGLAMVRLRRAGLERRTGRLDQAEALLREAVQQSKDSPSLHAFYSIKLARLLLKLCKNAAKAKSVLLEAIELSPDNGKLHLNLLELEVAGDTRGNGAGVQQCVSRALAAPLSPRTKLLFSQRGLQFAEDFGATVQGVLTVYDEHQKLLKEIGSKKRSAENGDNDDPEKVSKMEDSSAMSAPSMATPPVAPPVPMTAPPPPMMGGDMSGSHSAYGYGGWYQQQQYGGYGYQNPWNYNQYYPPS
- the mrpl49 gene encoding mitochondrial ribosomal protein L49 — encoded protein: MAISIINMSRVVCRGLRSFPLPRPGVRLRMMSTTAGERNNTIVESTDEYNYVERLIPPTRVPTPPKHGGPAPSGWSPPSEVPPDLPYMIRRSRMHNVPVYKDITHGNRMMTLLRKVEGDIWALEKDVKEHLHKLTGKVPPTQVNEVTMSIRVKGDFDKDLKQWLIEKGF